One Ignavibacterium album JCM 16511 genomic region harbors:
- a CDS encoding Crp/Fnr family transcriptional regulator, with translation MKTDFPVRKSGELQNQEFLIKGFLMTEERTKIVKSSFWTNFFNSPTERSDLERSLSSIPLFSSLSRKELKLLLEIIHNRTYVAGEFIFLQGDPGIGLYIVRDGEVEIRRKDNSGKEHTLANFVKGDFFGELALVDGEKRSASAVALTDCRISVLFKPDLDEFIEKFPRKGIKILQGISVILAERLRKLNEDYFQLLITKSNGS, from the coding sequence ATGAAAACAGATTTCCCTGTCAGAAAATCTGGCGAATTGCAGAATCAGGAATTTTTAATTAAAGGATTTCTTATGACAGAAGAAAGAACTAAAATTGTCAAAAGTAGTTTCTGGACGAATTTTTTTAACTCCCCCACTGAGCGCTCTGATCTTGAGAGGTCATTAAGTTCAATTCCATTGTTTTCTTCATTATCCAGAAAAGAACTGAAGCTTCTCCTTGAAATTATTCATAACAGAACTTATGTAGCAGGCGAATTTATTTTCCTTCAAGGCGATCCCGGAATAGGATTATATATTGTTCGTGATGGTGAAGTTGAGATCAGGAGAAAAGATAACTCAGGCAAAGAGCACACGCTTGCTAATTTTGTTAAAGGAGACTTTTTCGGCGAACTTGCTCTTGTTGATGGTGAGAAAAGATCAGCTTCTGCTGTTGCACTTACTGATTGTCGGATCTCTGTTCTTTTCAAACCGGATTTGGATGAATTTATTGAAAAGTTTCCGAGGAAAGGAATAAAAATACTTCAGGGAATTTCAGTCATTCTTGCTGAAAGATTAAGAAAATTAAACGAAGACTATTTTCAACTTTTAATAACT
- a CDS encoding HisA/HisF-related TIM barrel protein, which yields MHPLKKYLLVIPSIDIKDGKTVRVVQGIPELNCKEYGNDPVEMAMIWRAENAKMLHVVDFDGAIDHSHKNFPIIEKICSSVIIPVEFAGGVRTIEDADTLFDMGICRIAISTMALENRQLFNKLFEKHGPNKVVISLDIIDEELITRGRQNKTGINYLSFAKEMTELGVERFVVTDIKRNGVLGGPNIQYSLNVAKLTNAKVTHSGGVRNKDELLDLQNYLDQGIDSVIIGRALYENRFPCQKIWRIAESGIFN from the coding sequence ATGCATCCCTTAAAAAAATATTTACTTGTTATTCCTTCGATTGATATTAAAGATGGAAAAACTGTGCGAGTTGTTCAGGGAATTCCCGAACTTAATTGTAAGGAATATGGAAATGACCCGGTTGAAATGGCAATGATTTGGCGAGCTGAAAATGCAAAGATGTTGCATGTAGTTGATTTTGACGGAGCGATTGACCATTCACACAAAAATTTTCCGATAATTGAAAAAATCTGTTCGTCAGTTATCATTCCTGTTGAGTTTGCCGGTGGAGTCAGAACAATTGAAGATGCTGATACACTCTTTGATATGGGAATATGCAGAATTGCTATTAGCACAATGGCTTTGGAAAACAGACAATTATTTAATAAGCTGTTTGAAAAACACGGTCCAAATAAAGTTGTAATTTCGCTTGATATTATTGATGAAGAATTAATTACCAGAGGAAGACAAAATAAAACAGGAATTAACTATCTTTCTTTTGCAAAGGAAATGACTGAATTGGGTGTTGAAAGATTTGTAGTAACAGATATAAAACGAAACGGAGTGCTTGGTGGACCGAATATCCAGTATTCACTTAATGTTGCAAAATTGACAAACGCTAAAGTTACTCATTCTGGCGGTGTTCGTAATAAAGATGAATTGCTTGATTTACAAAATTATCTTGACCAGGGAATTGATTCTGTGATTATTGGAAGAGCTTTATATGAAAACAGATTTCCCTGTCAGAAAATCTGGCGAATTGCAGAATCAGGAATTTTTAATTAA
- a CDS encoding acyl-CoA dehydrogenase family protein yields MDFQFTDEQKMLRGLVKEFADSEIRPLAKKIDEDEEIPKELIKKIAEVGFLGTAFPEKYGGSGFGEIGYCILQEEITRACSSTATFIGAHQSIGTNAIFIGGSEELKMKYLPSLTSGEKIAAFALTEAEAGSDTFNLQTQAELKGDKWIINGSKVWITNAGIADVFSVFARTEKGITGFVVEKDFPGVFVGPKEKKLGIRGSVTNSITFENVEVPKENIIGQDGRGFLIAMKTLDAGRLGLGACCLGASKELLEISTGYSKQRRQFGESISRFQAVQFMLAEMAAKIYPMESIVYRTAKLYDEHKDVSQEAAIVKLFCSEAMVEIADKALQIHGGMGFSRELPLERFYRDARILKIFEGTNEIQKMIIGRHVIKSNGKWMN; encoded by the coding sequence ATGGATTTTCAATTTACAGACGAACAAAAAATGCTTCGCGGACTTGTGAAAGAGTTTGCGGATTCAGAAATTCGACCTTTAGCAAAAAAAATTGATGAAGATGAAGAAATTCCAAAAGAGCTTATTAAAAAAATTGCCGAAGTTGGTTTTTTAGGAACCGCTTTTCCTGAAAAATACGGAGGTTCCGGCTTTGGAGAAATCGGTTATTGCATACTTCAGGAAGAAATAACAAGAGCTTGCAGCTCAACAGCAACTTTCATTGGTGCACATCAGTCAATCGGTACAAATGCAATTTTTATCGGCGGTTCAGAAGAACTGAAAATGAAATATCTTCCTTCTCTGACATCAGGAGAAAAAATTGCTGCATTTGCATTAACAGAAGCTGAAGCCGGCTCGGATACTTTTAATCTTCAAACACAAGCAGAATTAAAAGGCGATAAATGGATTATTAACGGTTCAAAAGTCTGGATTACTAATGCAGGAATCGCTGATGTATTTTCTGTATTCGCAAGAACTGAAAAAGGAATAACCGGATTTGTCGTCGAGAAAGATTTTCCGGGAGTTTTTGTTGGTCCCAAAGAAAAGAAACTTGGAATAAGAGGCAGTGTAACCAATTCAATAACATTTGAGAATGTTGAAGTACCAAAAGAAAATATAATTGGTCAGGATGGAAGAGGATTTTTAATAGCAATGAAAACTCTTGATGCAGGAAGACTTGGCTTGGGAGCTTGTTGTCTTGGAGCTTCAAAAGAGTTACTTGAAATTTCAACCGGATACTCAAAACAAAGAAGACAATTTGGTGAATCAATTAGCAGATTCCAGGCAGTTCAGTTTATGTTAGCAGAAATGGCTGCTAAAATTTATCCGATGGAAAGTATAGTTTATCGAACTGCTAAGTTGTATGACGAGCACAAGGATGTTTCGCAGGAAGCTGCAATTGTAAAATTGTTTTGCTCAGAAGCGATGGTTGAAATTGCTGATAAAGCTTTACAAATTCACGGTGGAATGGGATTCAGTCGTGAACTGCCTTTAGAACGATTTTATCGTGATGCTAGAATACTTAAAATTTTTGAAGGAACTAACGAGATTCAGAAAATGATTATTGGAAGGCACGTAATTAAATCAAATGGTAAATGGATGAATTGA
- a CDS encoding alpha/beta hydrolase family protein, producing MREEFSFFTQSGNKIRASIYQQDNSISKPCLILVHGFKGFKDWGFWPYTAEYFSKKGFNVVSFNFSHNGVGDSLTEFDELDKFANNTISLEVHELNEIIDKVKQGKICDLNCTSIGLIGHSRGGAVSIIASSINKNVDALAVWASVSKLDRYTERQKKEWREKSFIEVWNSRTNQMMQINVALLEDIEANKNSSLNIEKAVKSLNTPFLIIHGEQDLTVPVDESKLLYEYAEKNLTELEIIPATGHTFDIVHPFEASNDKFETVLEKTLFFFKKHLNNN from the coding sequence ATGAGAGAAGAATTTAGCTTTTTCACACAATCAGGCAATAAAATCAGGGCATCGATTTATCAACAAGATAATTCAATTTCTAAACCTTGTTTGATTTTAGTTCACGGATTCAAAGGATTTAAAGATTGGGGATTCTGGCCTTACACAGCTGAGTATTTTTCAAAAAAGGGTTTTAATGTAGTTAGTTTTAATTTTTCGCATAACGGAGTTGGTGATTCATTAACTGAATTTGATGAACTTGATAAATTTGCAAATAATACAATTTCACTCGAAGTACATGAATTAAATGAAATTATTGATAAGGTTAAACAAGGAAAAATCTGCGATCTGAATTGTACTTCAATTGGCTTAATTGGACATAGCAGAGGCGGTGCAGTAAGTATTATTGCTTCATCAATAAATAAGAATGTTGATGCTTTGGCAGTTTGGGCTTCAGTATCAAAACTTGATCGTTATACTGAAAGACAAAAAAAAGAATGGCGTGAAAAAAGTTTTATTGAAGTTTGGAATTCCCGTACAAATCAAATGATGCAGATTAATGTAGCATTACTTGAAGATATTGAAGCGAATAAAAATTCATCCTTAAATATTGAAAAAGCCGTTAAAAGTTTGAATACACCTTTTTTAATAATTCACGGTGAACAGGATTTAACTGTTCCTGTTGATGAAAGCAAGCTACTTTATGAATATGCTGAAAAAAATTTAACTGAATTAGAAATTATTCCTGCAACGGGTCATACATTTGACATAGTTCATCCGTTTGAGGCATCAAATGATAAATTTGAAACAGTATTGGAAAAGACATTATTTTTTTTCAAAAAACATCTGAACAATAATTGA
- a CDS encoding (Fe-S)-binding protein, which translates to MGIKNYIFILVFLFAFGFFGYSCFRLYKYMLVAKKQDNRFDNIKERIKRVLVIAFAQTKLLRDPVAGLLHLLIFWGFMLFIFAVIESIIQGFYSSFNLSFLGFFYTVITFIQDIFGVFVILAVLISLYRRFIQKVPRLNVDKEGKLDAAFILIMIMFVCVSMFGYNSAAFSLNNFNFHPNEYRPISAALSFLFFDSTSTPNLFLYEFFWWMHILIIFGFLNYLPYSKHLHVLTSLPNVFFANLEPNRNTIKPLNLEDENADTFGSSDIEELSWKQILDGYSCTECGRCTDACPAHTVGKSLSPREIIVNIRQRTKDKAPLLVDGKTNEDVTNKKLVHDYVKDIKLWECTTCMACVQECPVMIEHLDSIIDMRRYLVLTESEFPSNLNNVFKSLETNYTPWAFNQADRAAWAEGMNIKTLAEDSTGEILFWVGCAGSFDDRYKKVTKAFATIMQKAGVDFRILGTEEKCNGDTARRLGNEYLAQTLMQENISTLNSYNVKKIVTACPHCFHSLKNEYPQFGGNFEVKHHSEFISELINEGKLQLKDSNVKKEITYHDSCYLGRYNDVYEAPRNVINSASIEIKEMNRNKSRGFCCGAGGGRMFLEDEEGGRINEERTKEALATGVDTIASACPFCMTMLNDGVKHFEKQDTVQVKDIAEIILENIN; encoded by the coding sequence ATGGGAATAAAAAATTACATCTTCATTCTTGTTTTTCTTTTCGCATTCGGATTCTTTGGCTATTCCTGTTTTCGGCTTTACAAGTATATGCTTGTAGCAAAAAAGCAGGACAACAGGTTCGACAATATCAAAGAAAGAATTAAAAGAGTTTTGGTAATTGCTTTTGCTCAGACAAAATTATTAAGAGATCCTGTAGCTGGTTTATTGCATCTTCTTATTTTTTGGGGTTTTATGCTTTTCATTTTTGCAGTAATCGAATCAATAATACAAGGATTTTATTCGTCTTTTAACTTATCATTTCTTGGTTTCTTTTATACTGTTATAACTTTTATTCAGGATATATTTGGTGTTTTTGTAATACTGGCTGTTCTGATTTCACTTTATCGGAGATTCATTCAGAAAGTTCCAAGATTAAATGTTGATAAAGAAGGTAAACTTGATGCGGCTTTTATTCTGATTATGATAATGTTTGTCTGTGTTTCGATGTTCGGATACAATTCTGCTGCTTTCTCATTAAATAATTTTAACTTCCATCCGAATGAATACAGACCGATTTCTGCAGCTTTAAGTTTTCTTTTCTTTGATTCTACTTCCACACCAAATTTATTTTTATATGAATTTTTCTGGTGGATGCACATTCTTATAATTTTTGGATTTCTGAATTATCTGCCATATTCAAAACATTTACATGTTTTAACTTCCCTTCCAAATGTATTTTTTGCTAATCTTGAACCCAATAGAAATACGATTAAACCATTGAATCTTGAAGATGAAAATGCAGATACTTTTGGTTCATCAGATATTGAAGAGCTATCCTGGAAACAAATACTTGATGGATATTCCTGCACAGAATGCGGAAGATGTACTGATGCTTGTCCGGCTCATACAGTTGGCAAATCATTATCACCAAGAGAAATAATTGTCAATATTCGTCAGCGCACTAAAGATAAAGCTCCGCTGCTGGTTGACGGAAAAACTAATGAAGATGTTACGAACAAAAAACTTGTACACGATTATGTAAAAGATATTAAGCTTTGGGAATGTACAACTTGTATGGCTTGCGTTCAGGAATGTCCGGTTATGATTGAACATCTCGATTCAATAATTGATATGAGAAGATATCTTGTACTTACAGAATCCGAATTTCCTTCAAATCTGAATAATGTATTCAAAAGTCTTGAGACAAATTATACTCCGTGGGCATTTAATCAAGCTGACAGAGCTGCTTGGGCTGAAGGTATGAATATAAAAACATTAGCTGAAGATTCTACTGGAGAAATTCTATTCTGGGTCGGTTGCGCAGGTTCATTTGATGACAGATATAAAAAAGTTACTAAAGCTTTTGCAACAATAATGCAAAAAGCAGGTGTGGATTTCAGAATCCTGGGAACAGAAGAAAAGTGCAATGGAGACACGGCAAGAAGATTGGGTAATGAATATCTTGCTCAAACTTTGATGCAGGAGAATATTTCGACATTAAATTCATACAATGTGAAAAAGATTGTAACTGCATGTCCGCATTGCTTTCATTCATTAAAAAATGAGTATCCTCAGTTCGGTGGAAATTTTGAAGTTAAACATCATTCAGAATTCATAAGCGAGCTGATAAACGAAGGTAAACTTCAATTAAAAGATTCAAATGTTAAAAAAGAAATCACTTACCACGATTCCTGTTACCTCGGCAGATACAATGATGTGTATGAAGCTCCAAGAAATGTTATAAACTCCGCATCAATTGAAATAAAAGAGATGAACAGAAACAAAAGTCGTGGTTTTTGTTGCGGAGCTGGTGGTGGCAGAATGTTTTTAGAAGATGAAGAAGGCGGAAGAATAAATGAAGAAAGAACGAAAGAAGCACTTGCAACCGGAGTTGATACAATTGCTTCAGCTTGTCCGTTTTGTATGACAATGTTGAATGATGGAGTAAAACATTTTGAAAAACAGGATACAGTTCAGGTAAAAGATATTGCTGAAATTATTCTTGAAAACATTAATTAA
- a CDS encoding CapA family protein: MIKFFLLITSFLISYFISRNQIELSDFHNSISTDSIVTLRIAVVGDLMCHSPQYNYAKVAKDSFDFNPVYRFIKPYLEQADFTFGNLETVIGNKGSIYSGYPRFKSPTEYVSALSQNGFDFVCFANNHTLDQGESGVLSTIEILKQNNIGYTGAFVSQSDRDSVRIFKLNEIKTAILAYSYGTNASSIPKGKNYLINLINLELIQKDILKARESGAEIVLVNYHFGNEYQRLPSEYQKEVVKKTIALGADIITASHPHVIQPAEFFKTHNAKLDTGIVAYSLGNFISNQINRFTDAGVILYLNLEKNLNSNQIKISSVEYIPTWVFKGRTERGNEYLTLPINDETFYQELPFLTEIDKAKIKQAKSDTDEIITYYIQNIKLYRH; the protein is encoded by the coding sequence ATGATAAAGTTTTTTCTGCTTATAACCTCTTTTCTGATTTCTTATTTTATTTCTCGCAATCAGATTGAGCTAAGTGATTTTCATAATTCAATTTCAACAGATTCAATAGTAACACTTCGAATTGCTGTAGTTGGTGATTTGATGTGTCATTCGCCTCAGTACAATTATGCAAAGGTCGCAAAGGATTCATTTGACTTTAATCCTGTTTACAGATTTATAAAACCTTATCTTGAACAAGCTGATTTTACTTTCGGAAATCTTGAAACTGTCATCGGAAATAAAGGAAGTATCTATTCCGGTTATCCAAGATTTAAATCTCCAACTGAATATGTTTCAGCATTATCTCAGAATGGATTTGATTTTGTATGCTTTGCTAATAATCATACTCTTGATCAGGGTGAAAGCGGTGTGCTTTCAACAATTGAAATTCTTAAACAGAATAATATTGGTTACACCGGAGCATTTGTTTCACAAAGTGACCGTGATTCAGTAAGGATTTTTAAGCTCAATGAAATTAAAACAGCAATTCTTGCATATTCTTATGGAACGAATGCAAGCTCGATTCCGAAAGGCAAAAATTATTTAATCAATCTTATCAATTTAGAATTAATTCAGAAAGATATCTTAAAAGCAAGAGAATCAGGTGCAGAGATTGTATTGGTAAATTATCATTTCGGTAATGAATATCAGAGGTTACCTTCAGAGTATCAGAAAGAAGTTGTAAAAAAGACAATTGCGTTGGGTGCGGATATTATAACTGCGAGTCATCCACATGTTATTCAACCAGCAGAATTCTTCAAAACTCATAACGCTAAACTTGACACAGGAATTGTTGCGTATTCGTTGGGAAATTTTATATCCAATCAAATAAACAGATTTACCGATGCAGGTGTAATTCTCTATTTGAATCTTGAAAAAAATCTTAATTCCAACCAAATCAAAATCTCATCGGTTGAATATATTCCAACCTGGGTTTTCAAAGGCAGAACTGAAAGAGGAAATGAATATTTAACACTCCCGATTAATGACGAAACCTTCTATCAGGAGCTTCCATTTTTGACAGAAATTGATAAAGCAAAAATCAAACAGGCAAAATCAGATACTGATGAGATAATAACTTACTATATACAGAATATAAAGTTATATCGTCACTGA
- a CDS encoding MFS transporter translates to MKKESTALILIFLTVFIDLLGFGLLIPILPAFGLKVLNIDEASIGIVISAYSFIQFIFNPIFGRISDKRGRRPVIIFCLLLNAVGYLLFSITNSFLLLLLSRIIAGIGGSSISVAQAYIADVTTPENRSKGMGIIGSAFGLGFVFGPLLGGILSEFGYAVVGYVSAGFSFLAFVLTSFLLPESLKIKVQPELQPQRKRKLIDVESFKHVFRKPDLALLISLFFVLTFSFANIYGTFALLGIQVYHFTDRQNGYMFGIIGLTSAIVQGTLIGTINRFLTKKNIFIVSSFLISLNLALIPYAGNFLGLAVVGFFLSIGTGLFQPTILSLISEVTSEQEQGMTLGINQSMSAFGRMLGPLWGGFAFEYLGYQFPFLTGAFFTAVIFLVSLFYLPRKLNWNEK, encoded by the coding sequence ATGAAAAAAGAATCAACAGCTTTAATCTTAATATTTTTAACAGTATTTATTGATTTATTGGGATTTGGTCTCCTGATTCCGATTCTTCCTGCTTTTGGACTGAAAGTACTGAACATAGATGAAGCTTCAATCGGTATTGTCATTTCGGCTTATTCATTTATTCAATTTATATTTAATCCGATTTTTGGAAGAATTTCAGATAAGCGGGGAAGAAGACCTGTAATCATTTTTTGTCTGCTGTTAAATGCAGTTGGTTATCTTTTATTTTCAATCACAAACAGTTTTTTACTTTTACTCCTTTCAAGAATTATCGCAGGAATCGGAGGTAGTAGTATATCAGTGGCACAAGCATACATTGCTGATGTTACTACTCCTGAAAATCGTTCAAAAGGAATGGGCATAATAGGAAGTGCATTCGGATTGGGATTTGTCTTTGGTCCGTTGCTAGGTGGAATTTTATCAGAGTTTGGTTATGCAGTTGTAGGTTATGTCTCTGCCGGCTTTTCATTTCTTGCATTTGTCTTAACCAGTTTTCTTCTTCCTGAATCATTAAAAATAAAAGTGCAGCCCGAGCTCCAACCGCAGAGAAAAAGAAAGCTTATTGATGTTGAATCTTTCAAACATGTTTTTAGAAAACCTGATCTTGCTCTGTTGATTTCTCTTTTCTTTGTTCTGACTTTCTCTTTCGCAAATATCTACGGAACATTTGCTTTACTTGGAATTCAGGTTTATCATTTTACCGACAGGCAAAATGGGTATATGTTTGGAATAATTGGTTTGACTTCCGCAATTGTTCAGGGAACTTTAATCGGAACAATAAATAGGTTCCTCACTAAAAAAAATATTTTCATAGTTAGTTCTTTTCTTATTAGCTTAAACCTTGCATTGATTCCTTATGCAGGAAATTTTCTCGGTCTTGCAGTCGTTGGATTTTTTCTTTCTATCGGTACAGGATTATTCCAGCCAACAATTCTCAGTCTGATTTCTGAAGTAACATCAGAACAGGAACAGGGAATGACTTTGGGAATAAATCAGTCAATGTCTGCATTTGGAAGAATGCTTGGACCGCTTTGGGGTGGATTTGCATTCGAATATCTTGGTTATCAGTTCCCTTTTTTGACTGGAGCATTTTTTACTGCCGTGATATTTTTGGTTAGTTTATTTTATCTTCCCAGAAAACTCAATTGGAATGAAAAATAA
- the dusB gene encoding tRNA dihydrouridine synthase DusB, which yields MFNVGNIKIEKAILLAPMEDVTDLSFRLVCKELGADVVYTEFVNSEGLVRGSEKTHKKLKIHHEERPVGIQIYGGNPESMIEAAKIAEDENPDIIDINAGCWVKNVVGCGAGSALLKDPEFMQKLIKGVIDNVNLPVTVKTRIGWDENSIQILEIAKRLEDIGVAALTVHCRTRKMGHRGEPDWSWIPKIKEVVKIPVVLNGGVFTPEDVKKAFDETNADAVMIARGAIGNPWIFLEAKELLNKGFITTVVDEELKIKTCLRHLQLAIDIKGERRAVIEHRKFYSGYLKGMHHASKIRSELMQLYDYSSVENCLLNYLNELKNHKTQSEIRTTII from the coding sequence ATGTTTAATGTAGGAAATATTAAAATAGAAAAAGCAATCTTACTTGCACCGATGGAAGATGTTACAGATCTTTCATTCAGACTTGTTTGCAAGGAGCTTGGAGCTGATGTTGTTTACACTGAGTTTGTCAATTCAGAAGGTTTAGTCCGCGGTAGCGAAAAAACACACAAGAAATTAAAAATACATCACGAAGAAAGACCCGTTGGAATTCAGATTTATGGTGGCAATCCTGAATCAATGATTGAAGCTGCTAAAATTGCCGAAGATGAAAATCCAGACATCATTGATATAAATGCCGGCTGCTGGGTTAAAAATGTTGTTGGTTGTGGTGCTGGAAGTGCTTTGCTCAAAGATCCAGAGTTTATGCAAAAGCTTATCAAAGGAGTTATTGATAATGTAAATCTTCCTGTTACTGTTAAAACAAGAATTGGATGGGATGAAAACAGTATTCAGATTCTGGAGATAGCAAAAAGATTAGAAGATATTGGAGTTGCAGCATTAACAGTTCATTGCAGAACAAGAAAAATGGGACATCGTGGTGAACCTGACTGGAGCTGGATTCCAAAGATTAAAGAAGTTGTGAAAATTCCGGTTGTGCTCAATGGTGGTGTTTTCACTCCTGAAGATGTTAAGAAAGCTTTTGATGAAACTAATGCTGATGCTGTAATGATTGCAAGAGGTGCAATCGGCAATCCGTGGATTTTTCTTGAAGCCAAAGAGCTTTTGAATAAAGGATTTATTACAACAGTTGTTGATGAGGAATTAAAAATTAAAACCTGTCTAAGGCATCTTCAACTTGCAATAGATATTAAAGGTGAACGCAGAGCAGTAATTGAACACAGGAAATTTTATTCAGGTTATCTGAAAGGAATGCATCACGCTTCTAAAATCAGAAGTGAGTTAATGCAACTTTATGATTACTCTTCAGTTGAAAATTGTTTGCTCAACTATCTTAACGAATTGAAAAATCATAAAACCCAAAGCGAAATCAGAACTACAATTATCTGA
- a CDS encoding PHP domain-containing protein codes for MTNRKEIINLLYNIADVLEFKGENPFKINAFRNGANIIRQLGDKFDIYLKEKRLGEVKGIGKGLQSVIYEYAEKGESSELKSLLENIPESLLELFTIHGLGPKKIKVLYDQLGITSIGELEYACKENRIALLKGFGKTTQEKILAELEKRKYFSKYILLNQADKIAKEIEAELSTIKSVKKFSRTNELRRIREIISQIEFVVLIDKEKTFIEHFEIADKKENRIFIKTNYQIPVSIYITKDVESYEKTLFKTTGSEEFLSKSGFDFIKLKGKGETEFFKSIKMEFVIPEMREEEYFSLKEKNRKNSDLDFSNMQGLLHFHTTFSDGRDTLESMINKAKELGFNYAAVCDHSKSAFYANGLNEERILEQKKVLKQITAEKNFVVFQGIESDILTDGSLDYSNDFLKNIDFVVASVHSQFNLTESDMTKRIIKAVENPFTDLLGHPTGRLLLSRDSYKVDVKKIIDACAANDVAIEINSNPRRLDLDWRWIYYARNKGCKFSINADAHSTEDLLYTNYGISIARKGGIQQTEVINCLSLNEFKKFLKRKAERNL; via the coding sequence ATGACAAACAGGAAAGAAATAATAAATCTGCTTTATAACATTGCTGATGTACTTGAATTCAAAGGTGAAAATCCTTTTAAAATAAATGCATTCAGAAATGGTGCTAATATTATTAGACAACTCGGCGATAAGTTTGATATTTATCTTAAGGAAAAACGACTGGGTGAAGTTAAAGGAATTGGAAAAGGGCTTCAGTCGGTAATTTATGAATATGCTGAGAAAGGGGAATCAAGCGAATTAAAATCTTTACTCGAAAATATTCCCGAAAGTTTGCTGGAGTTATTTACAATTCACGGACTTGGACCAAAGAAGATAAAAGTTTTATATGACCAACTTGGCATCACTTCAATTGGTGAGCTTGAATATGCTTGTAAAGAAAACCGTATCGCTTTACTGAAAGGATTTGGAAAAACTACTCAGGAAAAAATTCTGGCTGAACTGGAGAAGAGAAAATATTTTTCAAAATATATATTATTAAATCAGGCAGATAAAATCGCCAAAGAAATTGAGGCTGAACTTTCAACAATTAAATCAGTAAAGAAATTTTCAAGAACGAATGAGTTAAGAAGAATTCGTGAAATAATTTCTCAGATAGAATTTGTTGTACTGATTGACAAAGAAAAAACTTTTATTGAACATTTTGAAATTGCTGATAAGAAAGAAAATCGGATTTTTATAAAAACAAACTATCAGATACCTGTTTCAATTTATATCACAAAAGATGTTGAATCTTATGAAAAAACTTTATTCAAAACCACAGGTTCAGAAGAGTTTCTTTCAAAATCAGGATTTGATTTTATAAAACTTAAAGGTAAAGGTGAGACAGAGTTTTTCAAATCAATTAAGATGGAATTCGTAATTCCTGAGATGCGCGAAGAAGAATATTTTTCGTTGAAAGAGAAAAACAGAAAAAATTCTGATCTTGATTTCAGCAATATGCAAGGATTGCTTCACTTCCACACAACTTTTTCTGATGGAAGAGACACACTTGAATCAATGATAAATAAAGCAAAAGAACTTGGTTTTAATTATGCTGCAGTTTGTGATCATAGCAAGTCAGCTTTTTATGCAAATGGTTTGAATGAAGAGCGAATACTCGAACAGAAAAAAGTGTTGAAGCAAATCACTGCAGAAAAAAACTTTGTCGTGTTTCAGGGAATTGAATCTGATATTTTAACTGACGGCTCTCTTGATTATTCAAATGATTTTTTAAAGAATATTGATTTCGTTGTTGCATCGGTTCATTCCCAATTTAATTTAACTGAATCAGATATGACAAAAAGGATAATTAAAGCTGTTGAAAATCCTTTTACAGATTTACTAGGACATCCGACGGGAAGACTTTTGCTTTCAAGAGATTCATATAAAGTTGATGTAAAAAAAATTATTGATGCCTGCGCTGCAAATGATGTTGCAATCGAAATTAATTCAAATCCAAGGCGACTTGACCTTGACTGGCGCTGGATTTATTATGCCCGAAATAAAGGTTGTAAATTCTCCATTAACGCAGATGCACATTCAACTGAGGATTTACTTTATACAAACTACGGAATCTCAATTGCACGAAAAGGTGGAATTCAGCAGACGGAAGTTATAAATTGTTTGTCTTTAAATGAGTTCAAAAAATTCTTGAAAAGAAAAGCTGAGAGAAATTTATGA